In Euphorbia lathyris chromosome 2, ddEupLath1.1, whole genome shotgun sequence, the sequence AAAGGCATCGCATGAATTAGAGATAACCGATCTTCGACGATAATTGCGGAAGGCGAAAGAGAGCGAGTGGGAAAAACCCGCCCGGACTAGAAAATTAAGTAGGGGATCCATTGGGACCCCTAAAGCCTATTCCCAAAGCCCATCCCCGAGCTGGAGGTATTCCAGATCAAGAAGCCCTCTTAGACGCCACACGAAGCAAAATGACCCAAAGGgtaaggaaaaggaaaagcctCACAGGTGAGGCAAACATCGTTCCCCTTTGAAGCCTAGGAGTCTCCGCCACAAGTGGTCTGATCCGGAGAGGACAAGGGCCAAACAAGGTATGCCAGTTAGCAAAGAAGACATATTGGAGGTCCTGGAGAAAAACATTTTACAGAAACCCATGCCTTTTCAAAAGAGATTCAGCGGCAACCCATGCCTCGGGGATTCCGAGTCCCAACCTTCGAATAGTACGGATGATTGGGCGACCCTGTTACCCACGTCAAAAACTTTTGACGAATAGTGGAAGCAACTATAGCCGCCGATGTTGTATTATGTCGTATATTCCCCGCCACTTTAAAGGAGTCAGTGGCCTTTTGGTACGAGCAGCTCCTACTCGAGTAGATCCATAACTTTAATCAAATGGCAGAATCCTTCGTCGATCATTTCATCACCTCAGTTTTGGAGGGGAAGACCATACTAGATCTTAACCGAGCATTTCAGAATAAGGGGGGAAACATTGGCccatttcaataaaaaaattctagGCTATAGCCATTCAGGTGAAGGACTTTAATGTGGGTGGAGCTATTAACGCCTTGACAAGCAATTACCGAAGCTGAGAACTTCAGCAAAGTATCACCACCGTTTGGCGAAAATATTTTCAAGAGCTAATAAAAAGAGCCCGAGACCACACCCGTTGGGACGAGCACAAGCCCAACCCGTTGCTTCGAAAAGAGCCGTCCTCCCACAACGATAAACGTCATTGGAAGGAAGTGAGCAGGGGATGAAGCACTAACGGACCTCGGGAGCAAAGGGATAGGCCACAACATTCCTTTAACACACTTTATGGGTGGAAGACAATAAGGTACAAATCGAATACCCTTCTAAACTCAAGAACGGCCGAAGCAACGGAAAATACTGCCACTTTCATATGAGCGAGGGAAACACAATGGAAGACTACTGGTAGTTAGAAATGGAGTTGGAAAAAATGGCTGAAAGTGGAAAGCTGGGCCGATTCCTCAAAAGGTATAGTGAGGGaatcaagaaagaaaaagagtgGAAGTAGGATGATAGGGGCCCTAGGGGCGTGATAAACGTGTTTGTCAGAGGTTCCCgaaccaaaagaaaaaggaaagaggTTGCCATCATCGAAAGAGTATAGGAGCAATGCTCAGACTTTTACTTTGGCAACCTCAAAAATAAACCTGAGAGATGGCATGATGATGCCTTGTTAATTGCAATGATGATTGCTGATTACAAAGTCCACCAAGTCTTTGTGGATATTGGGAGTTCCGTGAATATTATTACCCGAAAAGTCTTCGAGGGACTCGATATTGGGGAGGATAAGTTAAATAGAAGCACAGCCCCCCTTGTGGGGATTAACGGCCACATGGTTCCATTGCTAGGAAGCATCAGTCTAGAAGTGGAAGTCCGAGATTCAGGTCCTAAGTGGCGAAGCAAAGCAGAATTCCTACTAGTCGACACAACACTTTTGTATAACGCTATTGTAGGGCAACCACTCCTATCTAGCTCCGTAGGGCCCCTATCTATCAAGCATATGGCTTGGCAACTACCCATGAATGAAGGAATTGCTATTGCCCAAGGGAATCAACTAGTAGCAAACATATATGGCTTCCCTGAACATGAAACCAGGAATAGAGGACAAGcaagaggaagaaagagaacGTGTAGAACTCGTAAGATCATTCGAGACCGTCTAGTTGGTGAAGGGTAAGCCTATACAAACGGCTGAAGGACTGGTGGATCCTATTAAGGAAGGCATCACGAATGCCTTCAAGACAACACTGACACGTTTGCCTAGTGTCCTTCGGATGTCACAGGTATCTCACCAGACGTGATGATGCACTttctcaacattgataaagcAGTGGAGGGAGTTTGTAAAAAAGGAGGAACCATGGCCCTGAGCGGCAGAAGATAATTAGCACTGAGATCAAAAAATCTCTTTGACTTTGCACACatcaaaaaaatccaatacCTAAAGTGGAGACCAAACGTAGTGCTTGTTAAAAAGGAAAATAGGAAATGGCAACTTGGTGTGGATTTTACAGACCTCAACAAAGTCACCCCAAAGGATTCCCAGCCCCTACCTTGTATTGATACCCTAATTGATTCTACAGCCGGATATGCAATCTATTCTTTCTATGATGTGGTGCAAGGGTACCACCAAATCCCCATGAACCTCGAGGGCAAAGAAAAGACAAGTTTCATAACTCACGACGGTACGTACTGCTACAATGTCATGCCCTTAGGCTTAAAAAATGCAAGTCTGATATACCAACGGCTTGTCAACGAAATTTTCAAAGATTTAATCACGGATATGGTGGAAGTTATGTCGATGACATGATCATAAAGAGCAGAACTAAGGAGGAACATGCAAAAGACCTTCCGCTCGTCTTCGATACCCTCAAGACATACAACTTGAAACTGAATCTGGAAAAATGCACCTTCAGAGTGGAGTCGGGTAAGTTCTTAGGCTTCATGATATCCTAAAGGGGAATAGAAGCCAATCATGACAAGATCCATCATCAACATGGAACTCCCGAAACAACTTAATGACGTCCAGAAGTTAACTGGAAAAATTAACGATTTGGGGCATTTCATATCATGTATAACGAAGCAATGTTTATCTTTTTACAAAACCCTCAAGGGGGTAAAAGACTTTGAGTGGACTAAGAAATGTCATGAATCATTTGCAGAACTAAAGTAGTTCCTATCCAGCCCTCAAGTTTTAACCCGACCAAGTACAAGCGAGACTCTCTACCTCTACGTCAATGTGGCCAATGAATCCAAAGGAAATGTGCTAGTTCGAGAAGAGGGGGGAGAGCATTTCCATGTTTACTACATTAGCAAGGTTTTAAGGGATGCAGAAACCTGGTACCATCGTTTAGAAAGATTGGCCTTCGCTATAGTAGTCATAACACAAAAGTTTCAGCATTACTTCCAAAATTATTCCATCGTTGTGCACAAAGTCCTCTaacgacaaaaaaaaaacatctgaCATGGTGGCAGAATGGGCTTTAAAACTGGCGAAGTTTGAGATCAAATTCGAACCAAAGAAAACCTTCAAAGCCCAAGCCATAGGTGATAGTAATAATAAGCCGTCATCAGAATACGTATAAGATGATAACGTACCAATAGGCTGATGTCATGTGAGGTTGATTCAATGATAAAATGCAACCATCGTCTGAAAGGCCATCAGACAACAGCGAGCCCATgacaattttattttcttctagACTACGGTTTTGAACCGTCATCTAAAGGATTTATCTGAGTAGTGAGATGAAGTTATTCTCATATACTTCATCTAGAGGGGAGGCTATTATAATTAATGTAACAAATGTACATGTTTCATGTATTGAGAGTGAGTGTGAAAAGCAGTTagaaggaagagagagaaagttcatTGTATAAAATATACCACTGTAAAGCAATTCTGTTTGTATAATTTCATTAATAATACAATTTGGATTCAGTTCATACAAATACAAATCATTAATAACATATTATAATTTTGAGAATGGAGAGACATAATTAAACATAAGGCAGACAGAAtaggattaattaattaagtaacTGCATGGACCAAAGATCTTCTACGGTCCAGTAAGTTTCATTGGAATGATCAGGAGGTAAAATGGGCGGTTGAAAAGGATCAAGAGGGATATTATTAGGGTTAATTTGTGGGTAATTACAAGTGTCCATCATTGCAGAAACTTGGCTGCTGCTTGAGCTTCCATTTTCATTGATTTCAGAGTTGCTTTGTCCTCCTCCTCCTGCTCCAGATAATGCTTCTGCTTGCTTAATATGCTTCTGAATTCTTGTCCTCCAGTAATTCTTTATTTCATTGTCTGTCCTTCCTGGCAGATGCTTTGCAATCTTCGACCACCTTCATTATTATATCAGACTTGTATGTTACTTAAAATTCAAGATATGCAGTTTCAAATTAAGCTTAATCTATATTTACACCTTTAAACTTAGCACGTTTTGTCTATTGACACccttaacttttaaaataacctatcataCACATATAGTTGGCTCATTTAAACCTCatacacacaaaatcgttgCTCTATCATCTTTGGCCGATGAAGCGACATACATGCTATGGAAGATCAATGATCTTGTATGCAGGAGGTCCGAATGAACCAACTATAGATTTATGATAGATTTTTACAGCCAATTATAAGTGTGTGTATTAAAACCACCGATAGATATATGatagattattttaaaagtttggGTGCCATTAGGCTTACATTAAGCCTTCAAATTAAGTATTTAACATTGTTTGCAAACTAGCAACATAAGCAAGTATTTTAACTTCATTTTATATGAGGGCATGTTCCATGGCTAGAAACTATTCCAAGTCTCTCTGCTGTCcacgtttttttttatgaacctCTTTGCTGTCCACATTTAAAACGTGCCCAAGTTGTAATCTTTTACATGTGACTACTTCAAAAAGGGTTCAGCTATAAATGGAAACCTTTTATTGCCAAATCTCATGCTGTCCACATTTCAAAACGTGCCCATACCAAATACTAGGTGTAATCAAGGTTTTGAAAGACTGGAAGATTAATTGCAGATTCCTCGAGGACTAATtggatttatatttttgtattttttatttgttaaacaacaaattattatataaactcaattaaaatatgcattatactatctaaaaacaataatataaaattatttaatatagaaaaacacatatttacaccatatatctttaaaaatgtgtaaatatcaACATTTTAACAATAATaccattgaaacaactcaaaagtgaattataatataaaaaaaaaatcacagtaAAAAAACATTTTTGCTCGTTGTCGTTTATATGGTCCCTAAGCAGCATTCAACGGCCTAGGCGGAGCCCAGACGACTAAAAATTGCTTAGGAGCCAAAAAACGCCTAAAATGACTAATCAGAGAAAATCGAGACGGATTCTCGATTTCAAATACCTAGACAGGGCCTGGACGATCCAGGATACCTTGTTTTTGAACGAATGATTGTAATCTTTTCTTACCTCGGTATATCAAATAGGTAAAAAATTATTAAgttatcaaaaaaataaatgaaaattttgTACCTTGGAGAGTGGATCCATCATTCTTCATGCATCTAGCCCCGAGTAGTACACATCTTGAAACAATTGGATCTTGATGTTGATCTTGATGATTGGCATATGTACTACATGGAGGATAGGTCCACTTGGAATGATGTGTCCGATCTCCATCACAACAAAACATGGCTAACTCCATTTAGAGACAATATCAACATAGATTGCAAAAACCCTTTCAATTGGTATGGTATGGTAATAAATTAAGAATACATCATCATCAACTCATAAGAAATTGAATAACACGTTTATTTTGTTTGCCATGAGTTGTAAATCCCCATGTGTCACAAATCTTTCTCTTAGCTAGGAACAATTGAAACCCCACACCCTCAAATTTCTTTCTTTGTATCTTTTGATCTCATTTTGAGGACTACAAAACATATACATGCATATTTCTTGACTAAAGTATAGTATATGGGAAAAATAACAGTACCTATTTCCCCACTTTGCATGTAGTTCCATAATCAACAGCTGTTCTTCAGGTGTAATGTTTCCTCTACGAACATCGGGGCGAAGATAGTTCAGCCATCGGAGCCTGCAACTCTTTCCAGTACGTTTCAAACCTAGTGTAATATCATAGACACGATTATCAAGTTGGATTAAATGGTTCGTCACGATAACTTAAAAATTTCCATGGTTTTAGTCACTATTTGGAAAGTacggaatatatatatatataatgacttGTGGAACAAGGTACCTGCGGCTTTAGCAAGCGAGTTCCAAACTCCTTCGCCATGGTTAGCGATGTAGTTGATCAAGATCAAGTCTTCTTCCATAGTCCATGGCCCTTTTCTGACTTCAACTTCTTGTGAGTTGCAAGGTCTTTTGTCCATTTTGTGTGTTTtatggaggaagaagaagagaaagctAAAAGAATGAGAAGAAGTGGTGTGAAAGATAATGAAAAATGATGGGTAGATGTTAGGTTTTATAGAAAAATACTAAAAGATAATTCCTTATTattaattgtaatattgagCATTAATATATCTCATAGGAGAGTTTGTGGCTTGATTATGTTTTTAATAGTTGTTCATATATCCTACAAGGTCTATGCATATATTTGCATACATGCACAATTGCACAAAATAAACTTGATCaccattatatataaaatatactaGTATTGACTCTCgtaataacaaatttatatatgcGTGTGTATGCGGTTCTAACATTAGAGAAGACGcctgattacattttacgcaagttcatgaagctaactgaacattttatgcaaattggaggactatcgggacactttaaaagttcaggggtcaATCAACATTTTTACACAAATttaggaggcaaatgatgtattaagcctattaatACTTTTAGACAAATTtagggagcaaatgatgtattaagcctattaaGAGGGTGtatgtttcagcttttcggatgagcaTTTAGCGTTTCACCTCAAATATAGCATTTGATTAagttatataaccgcagcgtttagcatttttttagaaactggtagcgttttggagcttttcatgaataactgtttgtagttatttttttttttttttggtaggaaaggaaaggaaaagaacaaacaagaacacctaacccgggatcagtctaggaagactgaccccaaccCTATCCTCGAGAAGAATAGACAAAagagaagaaggaggaacagaaagggtagaCACTCCTAACATCCCTCCATGGCCAGCAGCAGCCAAGcaatccgccacgcggttttgctccctataaacatgggagaaattaagagaCTCAAAGGCAGGatgaagcctcaaaatagcatTGATAAGGTTATGGCTATTCGGACCAACAACCTGTCTATTCATAATCATGTTAAtcgcctccaaattgtcagccTCCACCAAGAGTCtcttaacacccatgcgaatggcaagCTTAATACCTGAcagaataccccaaagctccgcagagaaggacGAGCCCAACCCCAAGTTAtaggtaaacccagccagccacgctccaccagcatcccgaagaactcctccaacggcaattctgccattgctaagacAAGAGTCATCCGTGTTCAACTTCACCACCCATTCCCTAGGCTTATTCTGCCATTGTAGTTATtaattattgacaaaattacccttcttattttataacttatttgttgattaatttaaaacatgtctatattagacattttaaatactaacagcaacagttcaatataattttactaaacactaataattaaacaactatcAACAAACAGCTAGTAAACAGCTTACTACAACCGCAAATAGCAACCACAGCCGCAACTGCTGAACCAAATAGACCTTAAATATttcttacaaaaacataaaatttgaatgcggaattaatttttaaacttattccttatttttttttgttataactATGAGGAATTAATTTTCGAAAATTTTAGCTAAAAAGTGAAGTTTAAgagtaatttttatattattttagtatCTTAGATAcattttgttcataaaaatgtCTTTGATCTTGAAGGTGCACAATATAAACACTTGATTATATCAAAATTTCATTAATAAATGATATTAAGAAGATTTGAACCATCGACCATTAGATTTAAGATGTTAAATATCATTTCAGGAACTAATTACACCCACAAATTACACTAGTGGGTTGATGCTTACCCGTTGAAAGGCTCACTAAGAGATAAATGTACTCGTGGACAAATCCAAATATCGAATCCACGTGATTTATACTGCAAATACTAAACTACTCAATTTTCGGTTGTCATTTAAGTGATGATTGTTggagataattattattaattatctCTTTACCTATCATCAAATATTAACAGATACTCCCTCGGTTCCTCAAAGATTGTCGTTTAAGAGGATTATTCTTGTTTCATATTGTTTGATGCAATGCATATCCCAAGAGAGATAAATCTCTAAACTACACATTATACCCCAAGTATTGATTACACAGACTCCATCTTCTCCGATTTTCATTTAATCAAGACTTTTACGCttccatcttcttccttcaaatCTCACCATGACTATCTAAATTTGCATTCTTTGAACCGGTATCATCAGATAAATATTAAGTTTAGTTAGAGTTATTTAATAACTAATGTTTAtattaagggggcgtttggtttgggggtttcaggaaagggtaagggaaaGGGGAggcttcattccctttgttggtgtttgttttgctAATTCAATGATTCCTTTGTTCtttttagttttgggtttaccCCTAACTCCTCTAACCCATTCCCCACTCCTCCTAAGGTTTTCTATTCCCTTTCCCATCTCTTTCTAACTTAAACTTCTACACTCataaaattctactttactctctattttattttatttttttatttttattttggcctctatatttttttatttttacatttctttatctttggattaatttcattttcgttatatatttttaatttttttactcaaaaaatattttttactaaattttatttttttttatttttgtttaatccttatatttatttatttatattttttatcactagattaatttcacttttgatccttatacttatttatttttatctttttaccttgaaaaataattttgaccaaatttttttcttttatcatattattcagttttaatatttatttttaattattaaaataattattttctttttaaatataatgcttattcattttctttgattaattttatttcagtttcctcTATTTCattatcttttgattttaattcttatattttattaacaGAGGTACATGTATGTATAAAAATTGTTGTCAAAGATTTTCTTGGtgaaaaggacaatgaagatgCTTAAACTCTTTCCGGTGATGAAGTATTATGCTTAggcttttgtttttgtttttgttttttttgtttaatttgtaTGAACTTTGTTAAgtttaaattttaacttttattaactttatattattatcaataaggGTAGTAAGTGAGTGACGTTTTGGATTGTTTGggattatatatgaagttatttcACGTTTTATGAAAACTATAATAAaagagttgattttttttttttgattatatatgaagttaaaaaaaaaatagttttgattccctatttgaaccaaacatccaCAGAGGGAATGAAGTGGAATTGCATTctctttcctaaacatatccaaacacataggggtaTCAATTcttattcatttcctttcctttagtttcacTTTCTTGATTCTTTTtcccttaccccttgtgaaccaaacgccccctaagtaTTTATTGGAGATAATAACCCTAATAATTATCTGTTAATATCTGATGGTAAAGAGATAATTAACCATAATTATTTTCAACACTAATAATGTCTACTCCTAATTCTAAATTCATCCTGGTATATGTAGGGGTAAATTATACTTATGGCAActaaactttactcattttaatattgtggccgctgaacttcaattcttaatggtataatcattaaactttacattttttaacatcggttgccactcaacacctcaaaacgactgttgacggcctcaaaataaaaaattcgaagagttaatgtatttctaaggaactttaatttttgaaaattttcgttttgagatcatttaggtgttatttCATTAGGAGAGAGAGTAAGTTTTAAGAGAGAGAGCGCGCTCCAATAAaggtgattttgaaaaaaaaatgtggttaaaatgtcattctgaacaactttaattcttgaatattttcattttgagatcgttaacggccactttgagaagttagttaaaattgagtggccaccacagttaaaaaatgtaaagtttagtgATCATACCATTAgcaattgaagttcagtggccacagtattaaaatgggtaaagttcagtagccataggtgtaatttacccgtataTGTAGCCGCAATTGATTATTATCTCCTAAGATACAACATAATCTTACGGACTATAATCCGGTGTAGTTTGTTATCACTTGAAGCATGAACCAACGAAATAGGAACCTgaacataaaagaaaaatgtTTCTGGAAAGGAAAATTTTCTGGTCTGTATGCAATAAACTATTTGTTCAAAATAGAATGAAAATCATTCAAATAGGTAGTGTTCAAAACATTTTCCcatcaattaaaaaattaatcaataattAATTTCCTCTTAATGAGAATTAATAATCATTTATAACCACCAAACGTTTTTGTAcagaattaaatttaaaaaattgacTGTTCAATGAGTAGGAGGAAAAAGCAATTTAATGGATCGGGCCGAAAGGAGGCCTGCCCGAGAGGGTTCATTTTGGTCCTGAATTGTGTTGTCTAGGATGTGTGGGTGGTACGGTAcggtttaaaccgcataccgAATCGAACTGATTGAATTcagtttttcggttcggtttttcaCACTTTGATTCGGcgtcggttttaattttaggtgCATTTTGGTATTAGGTTCAGTtcggtttgacaaaaaaaaaaaaatatatatatatatatatatatatatatatatatatattacatggCTAGTTTTTTTAAGGCCTAAACCACACGCATCCCCTGAATTTGTCACTTTGGTCATTTTGCCCCTTGAATTTACCGAACGACCTATTTGCCCCTACAACtctttaaaagtggtattaacaACCCCCTATTTTCAATATAACGGAAACAATCATGACATGTACTAAAAAAGGttgtgcactactaaaacaGGCTACAAATAAGATTAGTATAGACAATACACAAATTCTCTAGTAAAAATTGCATATAGCTTTAACTCCTTCTAAATCGTCTACATAGGCCGGTTCCAATACTTCTATGAACGCTTGTACTAATGTTGGAACTTCATCTTGTAacttataatgaaaatagggggttgctaataccacttttaaatagttgagggggcaaataggtcgtcccgtaaattcagggggcaaaatgaccaaaattgacaagttcagagggctgcGTATGGATtatactttttttaatattattaagaTAATAAGTCAATATAAATTGTTTTGAAAGTACTTcaatctttttttatttatttaataagtaaatatagtaatttttatttgttgttttctatttttttaactaattcAATTTAATACCGAACCGAATCTAACCGAATATTTCGGTTCAGTATCGGTGTtaattattttagtaatttcggttatttcggttcggttttaaaccgATGCACACTCTTAGTGGGTGCCAACGTAAGCTCattaaatttgattaataaaGGAGTCTTGTGGAAATGTTCTCTTAGATGTGTTTTTATCAGTGTTATAAAAGTCGTAAGGCGCTAGTCGGGCAGACAAGACCTCAAAAGATTAATCGAGGATTAATCGGGGACtaatcggggattaatcggatatgtatttttttattttttatatttataattaaataaatattatataaacacatttaaaatataaattatcacatctaaaaataatattaataatatatgaatattataaatatttgctttaaataaataataaaatatccatAAAAAATATGTCTACTACCTTCTCCATATTCATCaaataattctttattttcttcctcaaaatatttaatatttgtaatttaatatattaaaattaattttatttagtgCTATGTAAATTAGTTCTATTATTTTTAGTTGTTGTTGTGatcattaattatttgtattaattattttgtagcaaaatttttataattttatgatttgaCCCGATTTTTGGCCGCCTAACCCGATTTTTAGCCGACTGGCTCGATTTTTAGCCGCCTAACCCGACTTGCCCGCCTAACCCGACTTGCCCGACTAGCCCGACTTGCCCGATTTACCCCGACTTGAACCGCCTAGGCGGAAATATATCGGACCCCCGACTTAGCGACTTAACCCGCCCAGTTATAAAAAATCGGTCAGTGTTCTGAATTTCACCGACTAGTCGGCCGATTAGTCGCCGACTTGGCCGACTTTTAGAACACTGGTTTTTATGccgattttatttttatacttttacttaaaattaacaAAGTAGTTCATGCAAGTTTTTCTCACCTTATCTCTTGTCGGATCCAGTTGGATGGTGAATTTTATTACGAATGGTGTTTGGTTGTTCATTTTCATGCTCTTGATTaacttttcacttcaaaatggagagttttagatgTTTTGTCAGTGACCTCCTGcttgccttttacacctgaaaagtagcattttaAACAGGTCCTAAGAGAGATAGAGCACATCTAGTAACCGCAGTAGGAGAGGATATATGTATTTTCAAGGATTTatcaaggcttaatacatcaccaactctctcaacttgtcca encodes:
- the LOC136219221 gene encoding MYB-like transcription factor EOBII isoform X1; protein product: MDKRPCNSQEVEVRKGPWTMEEDLILINYIANHGEGVWNSLAKAAGLKRTGKSCRLRWLNYLRPDVRRGNITPEEQLLIMELHAKWGNRWSKIAKHLPGRTDNEIKNYWRTRIQKHIKQAEALSGAGGGGQSNSEINENGSSSSSQVSAMMDTCNYPQINPNNIPLDPFQPPILPPDHSNETYWTVEDLWSMQLLN
- the LOC136219221 gene encoding MYB-like transcription factor EOBII isoform X2, yielding MEEDLILINYIANHGEGVWNSLAKAAGLKRTGKSCRLRWLNYLRPDVRRGNITPEEQLLIMELHAKWGNRWSKIAKHLPGRTDNEIKNYWRTRIQKHIKQAEALSGAGGGGQSNSEINENGSSSSSQVSAMMDTCNYPQINPNNIPLDPFQPPILPPDHSNETYWTVEDLWSMQLLN